One stretch of Daphnia pulicaria isolate SC F1-1A chromosome 6, SC_F0-13Bv2, whole genome shotgun sequence DNA includes these proteins:
- the LOC124341901 gene encoding transcription factor HES-1-like, whose protein sequence is MPSHPPATNTWDDKESVSRTMLYKKITKPLLERQRRARINRCLDELKELMSAALAAEGENLTKLEKADVLELTVRHLHQLHREGELSLNAVGGGGGGIFNRPPSAAAAVAAAPADRRRYQGGFIACAQQVASYVMKTPGLEPGLGQRLLAHLARCSQQISPEPQHQSVPPSPVLGLAGLPPLSLPPSLPHQPQQQPEGANFGSTAFPSLTLPVDYHAPSAREYSITAQFQVYRPPVAPQPLRITPDLPPAHPSHEGSSDESVSPGSKRRASPDFPHIPKKRYAHFNFDESAGRLRTESESNEPVASTSSSSPGSAAAAHPASSDCYVVESQIVQLSPRPPSSSDGKDTDSMWRPW, encoded by the exons ATGCCTTCGCATCCGCCCGCTACCAACACCTGGGATGACAAAGAATCCGTTTCCAGGACCATGCTCTACAAAAAG ATCACCAAGCCGTTACTGGAACGACAGCGACGAGCTCGAATCAACCGGTGCCTGGACGAATTGAAGGAATTAATGAGCGCCGCACTGGCGGCCGAAGGTGAAAATCTCACCAAACTGGAAAAGGCCGACGTCCTGGAATTGACCGTCCGCCACCTGCACCAACTCCACCGCGAAGGTGAGCTCAGCCTCAATGCAGTCGgaggcggtggtggcgggatATTCAACCGGCCTCCGtccgctgctgccgccgtGGCCGCCGCTCCGGCCGATCGCAGACGCTACCAGGGCGGATTCATCGCCTGCGCTCAACAAGTGGCCTCGTACGTGATGAAAACGCCCGGATTGGAACCCGGATTGGGTCAGAGGCTTTTGGCCCACCTGGCCAGGTGTTCCCAGCAAATCTCTCCCGAACCCCAGCACCAGTCGGTCCCGCCTTCTCCCGTCCTGGGATTGGCCGGATTGCCGCCACTATCGCTGCCGCCTTCCCTTCCGCATCAGCCGCAGCAACAGCCAGAAGGAGCCAATTTCGGTTCGACCGCCTTCCCATCGCTGACACTTCCGGTCGATTATCACGCACCGTCGGCGCGGGAATATTCCATCACGGCCCAGTTTCAAGTCTACCGGCCGCCCGTAGCGCCTCAGCCGCTGCGGATCACTCCCGACCTGCCGCCAGCTCATCCATCCCACGAAGGATCGTCCGACGAATCCGTGTCGCCCGGAAGCAAGCGACGGGCCTCTCCCGATTTCCCGCACATTCCCAAAAAGCGCTACGCCCATTTCAATTTCGACGAATCGGCCGGACGCCTCCGCACCGAGTCGGAATCCAACGAACCCGTGGCCAGCACTTCCAGCAGTTCGCCCGGCTCCGCCGCTGCTGCCCATCCAGCGTCGTCCGACTGTTACGTGGTGGAAAGCCAAATCGTCCAGCTCTCGCCTCGACCTCCTTCATCCAGCGACGGCAAAGATACCGATTCCATGTGGAGGCCTTGGTAG
- the LOC124341902 gene encoding enhancer of split mbeta protein-like — MASTVLSNVEEEQPISRTYQYRKVMKPMLERKRRARINRCLDELKELMSSALASEGENLTKLEKADVLELTVRHLHKLRERQALGLSPSPSSPGSPNSNNNSQDKFRAGFTHCAAEVSRYLATSTGLDVTVGQRLLSHLGRCVHQLETFPASGAAIPSASYTPPSSPTQQQQSELHRIHRSSVLPPLPVSPALSDVMDSTSSSTTMTGPCDYSKYSIRSDLYSPSAVMANVSEKVWRPW; from the exons aTGGCTTCCACAGTTTTGAGCAACGTAGAAGAAGAGCAGCCCATTTCGAGGACTTACCAGTATCGCAAG GTTATGAAACCCATGCTGGAACGTAAACGTCGTGCCCGAATCAACCGGTGTCTGGACGAATTGAAGGAATTGATGAGCTCGGCCTTGGCGTCTGAAGGCGAAAATTTGACCAAATTGGAAAAGGCCGACGTTTTGGAGTTGACGGTTCGCCATTTGCACAAATTGAGGGAACGCCAAGCTCTCGGCTTGAGCCCGTCTCCGTCGTCTCCCGGATCgcccaacagcaacaacaacagccaagaCAAATTCCGCGCTGGATTCACGCACTGCGCCGCCGAAGTGTCTCGCTACCTGGCCACCTCCACCGGCTTGGACGTGACGGTTGGCCAGCGACTTCTCTCCCACCTGGGACGCTGCGTTCACCAATTGGAAACTTTTCCGGCTTCCGGTGCTGCTATCCCGTCGGCCAGCTACACTCCACCCAGCTCTcccacccagcagcagcagtctgaACTTCATCGCATTCATCGCTCTTCCGTCTTGCCTCCGCTGCCCGTCAGTCCGGCTCTTTCCGACGTCATGGattccaccagcagcagcaccaccatGACCGGACCTTGCGACTACTCCAAATACTCGATCCGTTCCGATCTGTATTCTCCGTCTGCCGTGATGGCCAACGTGTCCGAGAAAGTCTGGCGGCCTTggtag